DNA from Nocardioides seonyuensis:
TCGGCGCCCTTGACGTCGAGCCTGCGGTCGACCACTGGAAGGCGTCGGGGCTGGACCTGTCGCCGATCCTCCACCAGGCCTCGCGCCACGGGGAGTTCGGCCAGTTCGAGGGGCAGGACCTGCGGTGCACCAAGGTCCAGGACCACGGCCTCGACAAGGCGTTGGACAACGAGCTGATCGCGATCGCGCGACCGGCCCTGGAGTCCGGAGAGCCGGTCCGCGCCCAGCTGGCCGTGCGCAACGTCAACCGCACGGTCGGGACCATGCTGGGTCACGAGGTCACCAAGCGCTACCGGGGCGAGGGACTGCCGGACGGCACGATCGACATCACCATGACCGGCTCGGCCGGGCAGTCGTTCGGGGCGTTCCTGCCGCGGGGCGTCACCCTGAGGCTGGAGGGTGATGCCAACGACTACGTCGGCAAGGGTCTCTCAGGAGGCCGGATCGTGGTGCGCCCCGATCGTGCCGCCACCTTCGACGCGAGCGAGCAGATCATCGCCGGCAACACGATCGGCTACGGCGCGACGTCCGGCCAGATCTTCCTGCGCGGTCAGGCGGGTGAGCGGTTCTGCGTCCGCAACTCCGGCGCCACCGCCGTGGTGGAGGGCGTGGGCGACCACGGGTGCGAGTACATGACCGGGGGAGTGGTCGTCGTGCTCGGCCGGACCGGTCGCAACTTCGCCGCGGGCATGTCAGGCGGTGTCGCACTGCTGCTGGACCTCGACGTCGACCGCGTCAACCCAGAGCTCGTGGAGCTGGCGCCGGTCGAGGGCAAGGTCGCCGAGCAGCTCCGTTCGCTCCTCGAGCAGCACGCCGAGGAGACCGGATCACCGCTGGCCACTGAGCTGCTCGCCGACTGGGACACCAGCCTGCGTCGCTTCACCGAGGTGATGCCCAGCGACTACAAGCGTGTGCTCGAGGCGCGCGAGGAGGCCCTCGAGGAGGGCCTCGACGAGGACGAGGCTGCGGCCCGCATGATGGAGGTGCTCCATGGCTGACCCCAAGGGCTTTCTCAAGCACGGTCGCGAGGTCGCGACCAGGCGCGAGGTTGCGGAGCGCACCAAGGACTGGGACGAGGTCTACCCCGACGGCATCGGCCGCGCGCTGCTGCCGATCATCAACACCCAGGCGTCGCGCTGCATGGACTGCGGCATCCCGTTCTGCCACCAGGGGTGCCCGCTGGGCAACATCATCCCCGAGTGGAACGACCTGGTGTGGCGTGACGACTGGGACGGCGCGATGGACCGGCTCCACGCGACGAACAACTTCCCCGAGTTCACCGGCCGGTTGTGCCCCGCTCCCTGCGAGACCGCGTGCGTGCTCGGGATCAACCAGGACCCGGTGACGATCAAGAACGTCGAGGTCTCGATCATCGACCGCGCCTGGGGCTCCGGCTACGTCCGTCCCCAGCCCCCGGAGTGGCTCTCGGGCAAGACCGTCGCGGTCATCGGCTCCGGACCGGCCGGGCTGGCTGCCGCCCAGCAGCTCACCCGCGCGGGTCACACTGTCGCGGTCTACGAGCGCGCCGACAAGATCGGCGGGCTGCTTCGCTACGGCATCCCCGAGTTCAAGATGGAGAAGAAGCACCTCGACCGCCGCCTCGACCAGATGCGGCGCGAAGGAACGGTGTTCCGTCCCGGGGTCGACGTGGGCAACGACCTGACGGGTGCCCAGCTGACCACGCGGTACGACGCCGTGGTGCTGGCCATGGGGGCCACCGAGGCGCGGGACCTGCCGATCCCCGGACGCGAGGCGACGGGCATCCACCAGGCGATGGAGTTCCTGCCGCAGGCCAACCGCGTCTCCCTCGGGGAGGAGGTGGTCGACCAGATCACCGCCACGGGCAAGGACGTGGTCATCATCGGCGGGGGAGACACCGGAGCCGACTGCCTCGGCACGTCGATCCGGCAGGGAGCACGTTCGATCACCCAGCTGGAGATCATGCCCCAGCCGGGCCTCGACCGTCCCGCGCACCAGCCGTGGCCGACCTACCCCATGACCTTCCGGGTGTCGTCCGCGCACGAGGAGGGCGGTGACCGGGTCTACGCCGTCTCGACGCAGGAGTTCCTGGCCGACGACTCCGGCCACGTCCGGGCCCTGACCCTCGTCGAGGTGGACGCGAAGTTCGCGCCCGTCCCGGGCACCGAGCGCGAGATCCAGGCGCAGCTGGTGCTCCTCGCGATGGGCTTCACCGGTCCTGAGAAGGCCGGGCTGGTCGACCAGCTGGGCGTCGAGCTCGACGACCGGGGCAACGTCTCCCGGGGCGACACCTACGCCTCGTCCGTCGAGGGCGTCTTCGTCGCCGGCGACGTGGGGCGGGGCCAGTCGCTGATCGTCTGGGCGATCGCCGAGGGGAGAGCCGCGGCCGCGGCCGTCGACACCTACCTCACCGGCTCGAGCACGCTCCCGGTGCCGATCAGGCCCCACGAGCGCCCCCTGACCGTGTGAACCCGGTCCGGGACCGGCCAAGGTCCCGGACCGGCTCGCCAGGGCCGATAGGGTCGGGCTCGTGCGTAGAGCCAAGATCGTCTGCACCCTGGGACCAGCCACCGACAGTCGCGAGGGTGTCCGTGCGCTCGTCGAGGCCGGCATGGACGTCGCCCGCCTCAACATGAGCCATGGGTCCCACGCCGACCACGAGCGTGTCTACCGTCTCGTGCGGGAGGCCTCGGACGACTCGGGCCACGCCATCGGGATCTTCGCGGACCTGCAGGGGCCCAAGATCCGGCTGGAGACGTTCGCCGACGGCCCCGTCGAGGTTGTCGACGGCCAGGAGTTCACCATCACGACGCGCGAGGTGCCCGGCGACGCCCGCACCTGCGGCACCACCTACAAGGGCCTGCCCGGCGACGTCGGGGTCGGCGACCCGATCCTCATCGACGACGGCCGCGTGCGACTCGAGGTCACCTCCGTCTCCGACACCGACGTCACCACCAGGGTCGTGGTCGGAGGCACCCTCAGCAACCACAAGGGCATCAACCTGCCCGGGGTTGCTGTCTCCGTGCCCGCACTGTCGGAGAAGGACGTCGCCGACCTGCGGTGGGCGCTGCGCCTGGGCGTCGACTTCGTGGCGCTGAGCTTCGTGCGCAGCGCCGACGACGTCGACGACGTGCGCGCGGTGATGGAGGAGGAGGGCGTCCACGTCCCGGTCATCGCGAAGATCGAGAAGCCCCAGGCCATCGACAACATCGATGCCATCATCGCGGCCTTCGACGGGATCATGGTCGCGCGGGGCGACCTCGGTGTGGAGTGCCCGCTGGAGGACGTGCCGATCCACCAGAAGCGGATCATCGCCAAGGCCCGCGTCAACGCCAAGCCGGTCATCGTCGCCACCCAGATGCTGGAGTCCATGATCAGCTCCCCGGCGCCGACCCGGGCCGAGGCCTCCGACGTCGCCAACGCCGTCCTCGACGGCGCGGACGCGGTGATGCTCTCCGGCGAGACGTCGGTCGGCGACTACCCCGAGGGCACCGTGCGCACCATGGCGCGGATCGTCGCCTCGACCGAGAACCACGGCGTCTTCCACATGGCCGCGGTCAGCTGGGAGCCCCGCACCCGGGGTGGGATCATCGCCAAGGCCGCCGCCGAGGTCGCCGAGCGCGTCGGTGCGAAGTACCTCGTGGCCTTCACCGCCAGCGGTGATTCCGCCCGGCGGCTCGCGCGCTACCGGCCCCAGACTCCGATCCTCGCGTTCACGCCGACCGACCGGGTCCGCTCCCAGCTCTCGATGTCGTGGGGGGTGGAGACGTTCAAGACGCCCGAGGTCGAGCACACCGACGAGATGGTCCGGCAGGTCGACGAGGCCCTGCTGCACATCGGCCGGGTCCAGGAGGGCGACCTGGTGGTGATCATCGCGGGCTCGCCCCCCGGCATCCCCGGCTCCACCAACGCCCTGCGCATCCACCGGATGGGCGACGCGATCAACGAGGTGGCCCCGGCCTACCGCCGTCGCTGACCCGTGGCGGGTCGCCCACCGGCGACCACTGGCACCGACGAGAGTGCCCCGGGTGAGATTCGAACTCACACTGAATGCTGTTTGAGAGCATCGCCTCTGCCGTTGGGCTACCGGGGCCGGCAGCGAGGAAACGGTACCCCGACTAACCTTCTGGTCGTGACCCAGCCCGACGAGACCACCGCCACCACCGCCGTACGCCGCGTCGTGATCGCCGAGGACGAAGCCCTCATCCGGATGGACCTCGCAGAGATGCTCGGCGAGGAGGGGTACGACGTCGTGGGGCAGGCCGGCGACGGCCGGCGCGCGGTCGAGCTGGCGCGGGAGCTGCGGCCCGACCTCGTGGTCCTCGACGTCAAGATGCCGGTCCTCGACGGGATCGCGGCAGCCGAGGTGATCGCGGGCGAGCGGATCGCCGCGGTGGTGATCCTCACGGCGTTCTCCCAGCGCGAGCTCGTGGAGCGGGCCCGCGATGCTGGTGCGATGGCCTATCTGGTCAAGCCCTTCACCCGCAGCGACCTCGTCCCCGCCATCGAGATGGCCCTCAGCCGGTTCGCCGAGGTCGCCCTGCTGGAGCAGGAGGTGTCCGACCTCCAGGAGTCCCTGGCCACGCGCAAGGCCGTCGAGCGGGCCAAGAGCGTCCTCCAGGACCAGCTCGGCCTGTCCGAGTCGGACGCGTTCCGGTGGATCCAGAAGACGGCCATGGACCTGCGCCTGTCCATGCGACAGGTCGCCGAAGGAGTGGTGGAGCACGGCCCCGGCACCACGGGCGTTCGATGATCGGACATGTGGCTGAGGTCACAACTTCACAACGGCCCCGCACGCCTCTGCCCTGGGACGACGCAGGCCGCTAGGTTGGCGTCGGGTCCACGCGTCCGCGTGAGCCGCATCACCTTTGAAAACCGGAGGGTTCATGAAGCTCAACACACTGAGCGCCCGACTCGGAGTCGTGGCCGTGGCCAGCGCACTCGTCCTCGCTGGCTGTGGGGACAGCGGCTCTGACGACGGGGACTCGGGTGCCGACAGCACCGACACCACGAGCGACACCGGCGACACCGGCGACACGTCCGGTGCCCAGCTCTACTTCGTGGACGGCAACACCGCCGACTACAGCGAGGACTTCGACGCCGGCACCCTCGCCGGCGTGCGCGCGACCTACCCCGGTGCCGAGCTCGGTGACGACTTCAGGCAGCGGATGCTCGAGGTCGACCCCAAGCTGAAGGACTTCACCTACGGTCCCGAGTCCTACGACGCGACGATCGTGGCAGCGCTGGCTGCCGTGGCAGCCGGCAACGACAGCGGCAAGGCCATCGCCCAGGAGATGCAGGGCGTGACGTCCGAGGGTGAGAAGTGCACCGACTTCGCCGGTTGCGTGGAGATCCTCGACGGCGGCGGCGACATCGACTACGACGGTGTGTCCGGTCCGATCGAGTTCAACTCGACCGGCAGCCCGTCCTCGGCGACCATCGGCATCTTCGAGTACGCCGACGACAACACCTACGCTCCCGAGAACTTCGTCACCGGCGAGATCCCGGACGTGGCCGAGGTCGCGGCCGGTCAGAAGGTCAGCGGCAAGGCGGCCAAGGGCGACGGCACGCTGACCATCGGCACCCTGCTGCCCCAGAGCGGTGACCTCGCGTTCCTCGGGCCCCCGGAGTTCGCAGGTGTCGACATGGCTGTCCAGGAGATCAACGAGGCCGGCGGTGTGCTCGGCAAGGACGTCAAGCAGGTCAAGGCCGACTCGGGTGACGGCACGCCCAACATCGCGCCGTCCGAGACGGACAAGCTGCTGCGCGGTGGCGCGGACGCCATCATCGGTGCCGCGTCGTCCTCGGTGTCCCTCTCGGTGATCGACAAGATCACTGGCGCGGGCGTCGTGCAGATCTCGCCGGCCAACACCTCGACCGCATTCGACACCTACGACGACGGCGGGCTCTACTTCCGCACCGCTCCCTCCGACGTGCTGCAGGGCTCGGTCATGGCCAACCTCGTGCTGGAGGACGGCTACGACAACGTCGCGATCCTGGCTCGCCAGGACTCCTACGGCGAGGCGCTCGCGGACAACGTGGAGAAGTTCTTCACCGAGTCCGGCGGCACGGTCGTGTCGAAGAAGCTCTACGACCCCAACGCTGCCAACTTCAGCGCCGAGGTCAACGCCATCGCGGCTGAGGACCCGGACGCGATCGTCCTGATCTCCTTCGACGAGACCAAGAAGATCGTCCCCGAGCTGATCAAGGCCGGGCTGGGACAGAAGCAGGACTGATGTCCTGACTCACACGAGAGAGGCCCCCGGGATTCGTCCCGGGGGCCTCTTCGTGCGTGCGGTTCATGACAGGGGGCCGAATGCGCCGCCGATCGTCACTGGTTCTTGGCGAGCGTTCCCAGGTAGAGCTCGATCACCTTGGGGTCACCGGCCAGCGCGCGCCCGGTGCCTGTGTAGGCGTTGCGGCCCTGGTCGAGCACGTAGGCGCGGTCGCAGATCTGCAGGCACCGCGCGGCGTTCTGCTCGACCATGACGACGGACACGCCGGCCTTGTTGATGGCGCGGGTCTGCACGAAGACCTCGTCCTGCATGGCGGGGGAGAGTCCGGCTGACGGCTCGTCGAGCAGGAGCACGGAGGGATCCATCATCAGGGCACGGCCCATGGCCACCATCTGTCGTTCACCACCCGACAGCGAACCGGCACGCTGATTGCGACGGTCATGCAGGGCAGGAAAGATGCTGTGCACGAAGTCCAGCCGCGTCGAGAGCTGCTTGGGCGCCTGGTAGCAACCCATCTGGAGGTTCTCGGCGATCGTGAGGCTCGGGAAGACGTTGTTGGTCTGCGGGACGAACCCGATGCCCTTGGCGACCAGCTCGTCGGCTCGCTGGTTGGTGACGTCCTCACCGCGCAGCTGCACGCTGCCGGTGTGGACCTTCACCAGGCCGAAGAGCGCCTTGAGCAAGGTCGACTTGCCAGCTCCGTTGGGACCGATGATGCCGACGAGCTCACCGTCCTGGCAGTAGAGATCCGCCCCGTTGAGGATGTTCACCCCGGGCAGGTAGCCCGCGATCAGGTCGTCGGCGCGAAGCACGGCGCCCTCGGCGCGACGCAGGTGCTCCTCACGAGCCGCCTGGTCTACCGCGTCGGTCCCTGCGACGGTCTGGCCGTCGTCGTTGGCGGTCACTTGTCCTCCCCGATCTCTGCGGTGATGCCTCCGTGTCCCTCGGACGCCAGGACGTCCTCGAGCTCGCTGATGTCGGTGTCGTGGTGGGCACCGAGGTAGGCGTCGATGACGCGCTGGTCGGCCATGATCGAGGACGGGGGGCCCTCGGCGATCACGCGACCCTGTGCCATGACGATCACCCAGTCGGAGATGTCGCGCACCATGTCCATGTCGTGCTCGACGAACAGCACCGTCATGCCGTCCTCGCGCAGTGACTTCACGTGCCCCAGCAACGACTGCTTGAGGGCGGGGTTGACGCCGGCCATCGGCTCGTCGAGCATCACCAGCTCGGGGGACACCATGAGCGCGCGGGCCATCTCGAGGAGCTTGCGCTGCCCCCCCGAGAGCGACCCGGCGAACTCATCCTCCTTGGCGTCGAGCTTGAACCGTGACAGGAGCTCCCGCGCCCGTTCGGTGTTGGACTGCTCCTGCCCGCTCCACAGCATCCGCAACGGCGCGGCGAGGAAGCCCTCACCCCGCTGCCCGGTCGCGCCCAGGCGCATGTTCTCCAGGACGGTGAGCTTGGAGAGCACCTTGGTCAGCTGGAACGTCCGCACCATGCCACGTCGGGCGATCTTGTGGGGAGCGACGTTCTTGAGGGTCTGGCCGTTGAAGGACCACTCGCCGGTGTCAGGCTTGTCGAAGCCCGTCAGCAGGTTGAAGAACGTGGTCTTGCCTGCACCGTTGGGTCCGATGAGAGCGGTGATGACTCCCCGCTGGATCTCGACGTGGTCCACGTCGACAGCCTTGAGACCGCCGAACTGTCGGGTGATGTTGTCCGCGACCACGATGGGGTCGGGCTTCGGGGCGCCCGGCTCGGTCGGGACGTCCTTCAAGGCCGCGACCGAGGCGGCGGAGCCGGAGGTGGAGGGGGCGTCAGCGGGCATCGAGAGCGATCTCCTTTCGGTCTCCGAAGAGTCCCTGGGGGCGGTAGATCATCAGGAGCATCAGCACCAGGCCGACGATCATGAAACGCACGTTGCTTGCCTGGTCGGAGTTCATCAGGCTGGGCGGGATGATCGGGTTGTCGCCGGAGGCGAGCCTGACGAGCACGCTGCCGATGGCCGAGAGGATGCCCCAGAAGAGCACTGCTCCCACCACCGGGCCGAGGATGCGCGCAGCCCCGCCGAGGATCAGCATGGTGAAGGCGATGAAGGTGAAGTCGGTGTTGAAGCTGTCGGGCTGCACGGAGGCGAGTCCCAGTGCGCCGATGAAGCCGCCGAAGGCTCCGATCACACCGCCGAGGGCGAGCGCCTGCATCTTGTAGAAGTAGACGTTCTTGCCGAGGGAGCGCACGGCTTCCTCGTCCTCCCGGATGCTCTTGAGCACCCGGCCCCACGGCGAGCGCATCAGCAGCCACAGGTAGAGGCACACGAGCGCGACCAGCGTCCACCCGACGATCATGACCCACAGGTCGTTGCGGCTGAAGGTCGCGAAGTTGGTCAGGTCATCGGGCAGTGGGTTCAGGTTGCGGAACCCGGTCGTGAACCCGCTGACGCCGTCACGGGCATGGAAGTACTCCTTGAACGACGTGGAGAACATCAGCCGCAGGATCTCTGCCGCCGCGATCGTCACGATGGCGAGGTAGTCGGCGCGCAGCCGCAGTGTCGGGACACCGAGGATCAGCGCCAGGATCACCGAGCCGACGATCCCGAGCAGGAGTGCAGGGAAGAGGGGCACGTCGAACGAGGCGATCGCGACCGCCATGCCGTAGGCCCCCACCGCAGCGAAGGCTGCCTGGCCGAAGTTCAGGAGGCCGGTGTAGCCGAAGTGCACGTTGAGGCCGACGGCCGCGAGCACGAACGAGAGCGCGAACGGCGAGAACGCGTCGTGGAATGCACCTTGCAGGATTTCCATGTCTGGTCTCCTCAGCCGATTCTTTCGCGGCGCCCGAGCAGGCCCTGTGGCCTGACGAGCAGGATGACGATGAGCAGCAGCATCGCGCCGGCGTTCTTCAGGTCAGAGGGGATGACCAGGGTGGACAGCTCGATGAGGACGCCGATGATGAGGCTGCCGACGAGTGCGCCCCAGACAGATCCGAGACCTCCGACGCACACGGCGGCGAAGAGCAGGAGCAGGACCAGCTGGCCCATCTGGAAGGTGACCCCCAGCGAGAACCCGAGGAACACGCCCGCCAGGGCCGCGAGGGCCGTGCCGACGACCCAGACCAACGAGATGACGCGATCCACGTTGATCCCGGTCGAGCTGGCCAGCGCCGGGTTGTCCGCGACGGCTCGCGTGGCTCGCCCGAGCCGGGTTCGGTTGAGGGCGAGCGTGACGCCGACGATGGCGACGACGGACACGGCGGCCATCACCATGTCGCGGGTCGTGACATTGATCCCGGCGACGTCGTAGCCGGAGGGAGTGACGTAGTCGTTGTAGTTCTGGGTGCGCCCGCCGGTGAAGTACTGGAAGAGGTTGCGCAGCAGGAACTGCAAGCCGATGGAGACGATCATCATCGCGATCAGGCCGGTGCCCCTGCGGCGGAGCGGGCGCCACAGGCCGGTGTCCTGGACCCAACCGAAGACCAGGCCCAGCAGCACGGCAAGGACCGCGGCGACCACGAAGGGCATCCCCAGGGTGCTGTTGAAGAAGAAGGCGACCAGCGCGCCGAAGGTGACGAGCTCGCCGTGCGCGAAGTTGGTGAGGCCCGTGGTGCCGAAGATCATCGACAGGCCCAGCGAGGCCATCGCGATGATCAGCCCGAACAGCAGTCCGTTGTAGATCAGCTGGGGCACCCGGTCCCACTTGGTCGCCACGTCACGCGTGTCGGGACCGATGGGAAAGAGGAAGACCGCCGACTGCCCGGGGTTCAGGGTGCGGGTCAGCTCGCTCTTGCTCTGGTCACGCAGGGTGACGCCCTCGGGGAGCGTGTCCTGGTTGATCGTGACGCTGTACTCGCCGCCCTCGCCGGGGACCTCGATCTCGAACCGCCCCTCTTCGTCGCTGGTGCCGACGTGCTCGGAGCCGTCCGGTGCGGTGACGTTGATCTCGACACCGGGGACGGGCGCGTTGTCCTCGGCGCTGTTGCGCAGGAACCCGGAGATGGTGTTGGTCTGCTCCTCCTCGGCCTGGGCGGGAGCTCCCACGAGACTCAGCCCCCCTGCCAGGATGCCGATGACCAGGAGCAGGGTGTGGAGACGGAGGCGCGGTTGCCGCCGGGGGCGGGTGACACGTGGATGCATGTATTTCCTCATCGGGTGAGCATGACCAAGCGCTGCGTGGGTGAAGCGACCTGAGCATAGTGGTGCTGCGTGAGCCAGGTCACAAATCGGGGGGCGTGGTGTTGCGGCCGACACTCTAGGGGGCCATCCGGTCCGCGGTCGGCAACGGGGCCGACCGGACCCTGGCGGGCCAAGGAAATTCCGGGGGTCTTGCGCGGTCGCCCATCGACCGGCGTAAGGTCGCTCCTGTTCACCGGGCCGTCCCGGGGACGGGGGAGAGCACCACGACGGACAGTGAGTGTGATGAGCAGATCACCTGTGACCGTGCGCGCGGCCGAGCCGCGCGACGTCGCCGCCCTGCGTGAGGTCTGGCAGGACGCCCTGCGCCGGACCACGGCCGACGAGCAGCGGGCCGACGTGGCCAAGGTCCTGGCCGAGGTCGTCGGAGCCGGCGACAAGATGATCGCCGTGGCCGAGTACGACGGCGTGGTCGCCGGTGCCGTCTTCCTCGAGGCCACGACGCTCACCCCCCTGAACCTCGAGCAGAGCGTCCTGGCGGTCTCGCCGCACGTGCTGCCGCAGTTCCGCCGCAAGGGCGTCGGGAGCGCGCTGTTCGAGGCGGCGGTGCGCTTCGCGGAGCAGCGCGGGATCCCGCACGTCACGACCGCGGCGACAGCGGAGTCCCGCGACGCCAACAGGTTCATGGCTCGGCTCTCGCTGTCTCCGCAGGCCACGCTGCGCGTCGGCGCCACCAGCGCCGTCCGCGCGCGGCTCACGTCCCGACGACCCGCCAACGGCTCCGCTGCCGCGAGCAGCCGCCAGATCGACCGGGTCCTGGCCGCACGACGCTTCCGCAAGGAGCGGATCCCGGGCTGAGGCTCAGGCCCCGCCGCTCGGAGCTGCGTCGATCAGCGCGCAGGTGATGCGGGACGTGCACACCCGTCGGCCGCGCTCGTCGGTGAGCACGACGTCGTACGACGTGGAGCTGCGGCCGAGGTGGATCGCGGTCGCCACCCCGGTCACCACGCCACTCGTCGCCGCGCGGTGATGGGTGGCGTTGATGTCGACGCCGACCGCGATCTTGGCGGGGTAGGCATGGATCGCCGAGCCGATCGACCCGAGGGTCTCGGCCAGGACGACCGAGGCGCCTCCGTGCAGCAGCCCGAAGGGTTGGGTGTTCCCCTCGACCGGCATGGTGCCCACGATCCTCTCGGCGGAGATCTCGACGAGCTGCACGCCCATCTTCTCGTTGAGCCGCCCCATGCCCTGCGGCATGTAGGCGACGAACTCCTCGATGGTCATGGTTGCCAGGTCAGGGCTGGCGTCGGGCGTGGCGTCGTCGGGCGTGGCGTCGGTCATGGTGCCCATTCTGGTGTCAGCGCCGACGGATAGAGTCGCAGGGTGCCTGAGACGAGTGAGACGACCCGGCCCCGACTCCTGTTGCTCGACGGCCACTCACTGGCCTACCGCGCGTTCTTCGCGCTGCCCGTGGAGAACTTCACCACCGGCACCGGTCAGCACACCAACGCCGTCTACGGCTTCACCTCGATGCTCGTCAACGTGCTGCGGGACGAGGTGCCCACCCACGTGGCGGTCGCGTTCGACAAGTCGCGGCAGACTTTCCGGCTGGAGGAGTACCCGGAGTACAAGGCCAAGCGCAACAAGACCCCCGGAGAGTTCAGCAGCCAGCTCCCGTTGATCCAGCGCATGCTCGACACGTTGAGCATCACCCACCTCGAGGTCGAGGGCTACGAGGCCGACGACATCATCGCCACCCTCACGACCCAGGCTCTCGCCGAGGGGATGGAGGTGCTGATCCTCACCGGTGACCGCGACTCGATCCAGCTCGTCACCGAGAGCTCGACCGTCCTCTATCCGATGCGCGGTGTGAGCGACCTCGCCCGGCTCACCCCGGCCTACGTCGAGGACAAGTACGGCGTCCCGCCCCACCGCTACCCCGAGCTGGCGGCGATCGTGGGGGAGACCTCCGACAACCTGCCCGGCGTGCCCGGGGTCGGCCAGGGCTACGCCGCCAAGTGGATCAACCAGTACGACGGCCTCGACAACGTCATCGCCCGGGCGGACGAGATCACGGGCAAGAAGGGCGAGGCGCTGCGCGAGCACCTGGGTGACGTGATCCGCAACAGGCGTCTCAACGCCCTCGTGTGCGACCTGACCCTCCCCGTGCGGCCTGGGGAGACCGTGCGACAGCCGTGGGACAG
Protein-coding regions in this window:
- a CDS encoding branched-chain amino acid ABC transporter permease, producing the protein MEILQGAFHDAFSPFALSFVLAAVGLNVHFGYTGLLNFGQAAFAAVGAYGMAVAIASFDVPLFPALLLGIVGSVILALILGVPTLRLRADYLAIVTIAAAEILRLMFSTSFKEYFHARDGVSGFTTGFRNLNPLPDDLTNFATFSRNDLWVMIVGWTLVALVCLYLWLLMRSPWGRVLKSIREDEEAVRSLGKNVYFYKMQALALGGVIGAFGGFIGALGLASVQPDSFNTDFTFIAFTMLILGGAARILGPVVGAVLFWGILSAIGSVLVRLASGDNPIIPPSLMNSDQASNVRFMIVGLVLMLLMIYRPQGLFGDRKEIALDAR
- a CDS encoding ABC transporter substrate-binding protein, translating into MKLNTLSARLGVVAVASALVLAGCGDSGSDDGDSGADSTDTTSDTGDTGDTSGAQLYFVDGNTADYSEDFDAGTLAGVRATYPGAELGDDFRQRMLEVDPKLKDFTYGPESYDATIVAALAAVAAGNDSGKAIAQEMQGVTSEGEKCTDFAGCVEILDGGGDIDYDGVSGPIEFNSTGSPSSATIGIFEYADDNTYAPENFVTGEIPDVAEVAAGQKVSGKAAKGDGTLTIGTLLPQSGDLAFLGPPEFAGVDMAVQEINEAGGVLGKDVKQVKADSGDGTPNIAPSETDKLLRGGADAIIGAASSSVSLSVIDKITGAGVVQISPANTSTAFDTYDDGGLYFRTAPSDVLQGSVMANLVLEDGYDNVAILARQDSYGEALADNVEKFFTESGGTVVSKKLYDPNAANFSAEVNAIAAEDPDAIVLISFDETKKIVPELIKAGLGQKQD
- the pyk gene encoding pyruvate kinase translates to MRRAKIVCTLGPATDSREGVRALVEAGMDVARLNMSHGSHADHERVYRLVREASDDSGHAIGIFADLQGPKIRLETFADGPVEVVDGQEFTITTREVPGDARTCGTTYKGLPGDVGVGDPILIDDGRVRLEVTSVSDTDVTTRVVVGGTLSNHKGINLPGVAVSVPALSEKDVADLRWALRLGVDFVALSFVRSADDVDDVRAVMEEEGVHVPVIAKIEKPQAIDNIDAIIAAFDGIMVARGDLGVECPLEDVPIHQKRIIAKARVNAKPVIVATQMLESMISSPAPTRAEASDVANAVLDGADAVMLSGETSVGDYPEGTVRTMARIVASTENHGVFHMAAVSWEPRTRGGIIAKAAAEVAERVGAKYLVAFTASGDSARRLARYRPQTPILAFTPTDRVRSQLSMSWGVETFKTPEVEHTDEMVRQVDEALLHIGRVQEGDLVVIIAGSPPGIPGSTNALRIHRMGDAINEVAPAYRRR
- a CDS encoding ABC transporter ATP-binding protein, whose translation is MPADAPSTSGSAASVAALKDVPTEPGAPKPDPIVVADNITRQFGGLKAVDVDHVEIQRGVITALIGPNGAGKTTFFNLLTGFDKPDTGEWSFNGQTLKNVAPHKIARRGMVRTFQLTKVLSKLTVLENMRLGATGQRGEGFLAAPLRMLWSGQEQSNTERARELLSRFKLDAKEDEFAGSLSGGQRKLLEMARALMVSPELVMLDEPMAGVNPALKQSLLGHVKSLREDGMTVLFVEHDMDMVRDISDWVIVMAQGRVIAEGPPSSIMADQRVIDAYLGAHHDTDISELEDVLASEGHGGITAEIGEDK
- a CDS encoding ABC transporter ATP-binding protein — translated: MTANDDGQTVAGTDAVDQAAREEHLRRAEGAVLRADDLIAGYLPGVNILNGADLYCQDGELVGIIGPNGAGKSTLLKALFGLVKVHTGSVQLRGEDVTNQRADELVAKGIGFVPQTNNVFPSLTIAENLQMGCYQAPKQLSTRLDFVHSIFPALHDRRNQRAGSLSGGERQMVAMGRALMMDPSVLLLDEPSAGLSPAMQDEVFVQTRAINKAGVSVVMVEQNAARCLQICDRAYVLDQGRNAYTGTGRALAGDPKVIELYLGTLAKNQ
- a CDS encoding branched-chain amino acid ABC transporter permease; protein product: MHPRVTRPRRQPRLRLHTLLLVIGILAGGLSLVGAPAQAEEEQTNTISGFLRNSAEDNAPVPGVEINVTAPDGSEHVGTSDEEGRFEIEVPGEGGEYSVTINQDTLPEGVTLRDQSKSELTRTLNPGQSAVFLFPIGPDTRDVATKWDRVPQLIYNGLLFGLIIAMASLGLSMIFGTTGLTNFAHGELVTFGALVAFFFNSTLGMPFVVAAVLAVLLGLVFGWVQDTGLWRPLRRRGTGLIAMMIVSIGLQFLLRNLFQYFTGGRTQNYNDYVTPSGYDVAGINVTTRDMVMAAVSVVAIVGVTLALNRTRLGRATRAVADNPALASSTGINVDRVISLVWVVGTALAALAGVFLGFSLGVTFQMGQLVLLLLFAAVCVGGLGSVWGALVGSLIIGVLIELSTLVIPSDLKNAGAMLLLIVILLVRPQGLLGRRERIG
- a CDS encoding glutamate synthase subunit beta, with protein sequence MADPKGFLKHGREVATRREVAERTKDWDEVYPDGIGRALLPIINTQASRCMDCGIPFCHQGCPLGNIIPEWNDLVWRDDWDGAMDRLHATNNFPEFTGRLCPAPCETACVLGINQDPVTIKNVEVSIIDRAWGSGYVRPQPPEWLSGKTVAVIGSGPAGLAAAQQLTRAGHTVAVYERADKIGGLLRYGIPEFKMEKKHLDRRLDQMRREGTVFRPGVDVGNDLTGAQLTTRYDAVVLAMGATEARDLPIPGREATGIHQAMEFLPQANRVSLGEEVVDQITATGKDVVIIGGGDTGADCLGTSIRQGARSITQLEIMPQPGLDRPAHQPWPTYPMTFRVSSAHEEGGDRVYAVSTQEFLADDSGHVRALTLVEVDAKFAPVPGTEREIQAQLVLLAMGFTGPEKAGLVDQLGVELDDRGNVSRGDTYASSVEGVFVAGDVGRGQSLIVWAIAEGRAAAAAVDTYLTGSSTLPVPIRPHERPLTV
- a CDS encoding ANTAR domain-containing response regulator produces the protein MTQPDETTATTAVRRVVIAEDEALIRMDLAEMLGEEGYDVVGQAGDGRRAVELARELRPDLVVLDVKMPVLDGIAAAEVIAGERIAAVVILTAFSQRELVERARDAGAMAYLVKPFTRSDLVPAIEMALSRFAEVALLEQEVSDLQESLATRKAVERAKSVLQDQLGLSESDAFRWIQKTAMDLRLSMRQVAEGVVEHGPGTTGVR